In a genomic window of Halobiforma lacisalsi AJ5:
- a CDS encoding DUF7116 family protein: MRLVEQARSIFAELGYTVEGNGPAFRAERAWKVVHVNTVLETETLPSSSSGEFHCFVAQAGDADDLEERLTSSDPNYEWAIIVVDGDDYQVERAPPGPRVTA; encoded by the coding sequence ATGCGACTCGTCGAGCAGGCCAGGTCGATTTTCGCAGAGCTCGGATACACCGTCGAGGGTAACGGACCGGCGTTCAGAGCCGAACGAGCGTGGAAGGTCGTCCACGTCAACACGGTACTCGAGACGGAGACACTTCCATCGTCGTCGTCCGGAGAGTTCCACTGTTTCGTCGCGCAAGCGGGAGATGCCGACGACCTCGAGGAACGGCTCACCAGTTCCGATCCCAACTACGAGTGGGCGATCATCGTCGTCGACGGGGACGACTATCAGGTCGAACGAGCCCCGCCAGGACCGCGAGTAACGGCGTAG
- a CDS encoding DUF5816 domain-containing protein, protein MQRTETDDGDAVYVSETEGDRGSKGPFLVAYETRDADRRYGWFCSNCESLDNAMDAMGRIKCNRCGNFRKPTEWDAAHE, encoded by the coding sequence ATGCAACGGACCGAAACGGACGACGGGGACGCGGTCTACGTCTCGGAGACCGAAGGCGACAGAGGGTCGAAAGGTCCGTTCCTCGTCGCCTACGAGACGCGAGACGCCGATCGACGGTACGGCTGGTTCTGTTCGAACTGCGAGAGTCTGGACAACGCCATGGATGCGATGGGCCGGATCAAGTGTAACCGGTGTGGGAACTTCCGCAAGCCGACCGAGTGGGACGCCGCTCACGAGTAG
- a CDS encoding universal stress protein, producing the protein MTLVVVPVRYPLTKHSRKTLERAIEVARDRDAAMTILHVDLYQNGKKVTRIDLKNAVERTFGPLENARYVVRTGFLVEESILDEVAAEDADIVVIGSERASRLRRLFRRFTNNPDIEAFLRDHLECEIITVERQRA; encoded by the coding sequence ATGACGCTGGTCGTCGTTCCCGTTCGATATCCCCTGACGAAACACTCCCGCAAGACGCTCGAGCGGGCCATAGAGGTCGCACGCGATCGGGACGCGGCGATGACGATCCTCCACGTGGACCTCTACCAGAACGGGAAGAAAGTGACGAGAATCGATCTGAAAAACGCGGTCGAGCGCACGTTCGGGCCGCTCGAAAACGCCCGGTACGTCGTACGAACGGGCTTTCTGGTCGAGGAGAGCATTCTGGACGAGGTCGCGGCGGAGGACGCGGACATCGTCGTGATCGGCAGCGAGCGCGCGAGCCGACTGCGGCGACTCTTCCGTCGGTTCACGAACAACCCCGACATCGAGGCGTTCCTGCGGGACCACCTCGAGTGCGAG